In one Pseudomonas sp. R84 genomic region, the following are encoded:
- a CDS encoding APC family permease — MVSDAGPGRHLPVFQALLITLGMVITTDILKTAPTVALNVGPEHFYLLWVLGGVASMIGALCFAEMATAFPHPGGDYHFLRTAYGERMGFLFAWSRFSVMHTGWIALSAFMFADYVDAVVPLGQYGSGLFAGAVIAALVSLNLIGKHTGFITQTLLVGLLALGFLSIASAGVFLAWQGIEAPAPSLAPVVENTGMAGFSAAMIFVFLAFGGWSDAATLSAEVRDGRRGIFIAMLGALSVLMAIYLALNWAFVQGLGFAGLAASNAPAVELLNRAFGAPGVMLILLMVGIAAIATINSTLLVGARTTYAAARDVPQLRSFGAWDDRHGVPRKALLAEGAVALLLVLFGSFTQSGFNTMVEYLTPVYWLFLSLSSVALIILRRRFPEVPRPVKVPLYPLLPLLFFGLCLYMLYSSVTVVGFGAFLGIAVLLVGLVLLAGLSRLTLNPHPSPLPEGEGADRGVLGDTST, encoded by the coding sequence ATGGTTTCTGACGCGGGGCCGGGGCGGCATCTGCCGGTGTTTCAGGCGTTGCTGATCACGCTGGGCATGGTGATCACCACCGACATCCTGAAAACCGCGCCGACCGTGGCCCTCAATGTCGGGCCGGAGCATTTCTACCTGTTGTGGGTGCTGGGCGGCGTCGCGTCGATGATTGGCGCGCTGTGTTTTGCAGAGATGGCCACGGCGTTTCCGCATCCGGGCGGCGACTATCACTTTCTGCGCACGGCGTATGGCGAACGCATGGGATTCTTGTTCGCCTGGTCGCGGTTTTCGGTGATGCACACCGGGTGGATAGCGTTATCGGCGTTCATGTTTGCCGATTACGTCGATGCGGTGGTGCCGCTGGGGCAGTACGGCTCCGGGTTGTTTGCCGGGGCGGTGATTGCGGCATTGGTGTCGCTTAATCTCATCGGTAAACACACTGGTTTTATTACCCAGACCTTGTTGGTGGGGCTGCTGGCGCTGGGTTTTTTGAGCATCGCCAGTGCCGGTGTTTTTCTGGCCTGGCAAGGTATCGAAGCGCCTGCGCCGAGTCTTGCGCCCGTCGTGGAAAACACCGGCATGGCCGGGTTCTCGGCGGCGATGATTTTCGTCTTTCTGGCATTCGGCGGCTGGAGCGATGCGGCGACGTTGTCGGCGGAAGTGCGTGATGGCCGGCGGGGGATTTTCATCGCCATGCTCGGTGCGCTGAGCGTGTTGATGGCGATCTATCTGGCGCTCAATTGGGCGTTCGTTCAGGGCTTGGGATTCGCTGGACTGGCCGCCAGCAATGCACCGGCGGTTGAGTTGTTGAACCGTGCTTTCGGTGCACCGGGTGTCATGCTGATTTTGCTGATGGTCGGTATCGCCGCGATCGCGACCATCAACTCGACCCTGCTGGTCGGCGCTCGCACCACTTACGCTGCTGCGCGCGATGTGCCACAACTGCGCAGCTTCGGCGCCTGGGATGACCGCCATGGTGTACCGCGCAAAGCGTTACTGGCGGAAGGAGCGGTGGCATTGTTGCTGGTGCTGTTTGGCAGTTTTACTCAGAGCGGCTTCAACACCATGGTCGAGTACCTGACCCCGGTTTATTGGCTGTTTCTGAGTTTGAGCAGCGTAGCGCTGATCATCCTGCGACGGCGCTTTCCTGAGGTGCCGAGGCCGGTGAAGGTGCCGTTGTATCCGCTGTTGCCGCTGCTGTTTTTCGGGTTGTGCCTGTACATGCTGTATTCCAGCGTGACGGTGGTGGGGTTTGGGGCATTTTTGGGGATTGCGGTGTTGCTGGTGGGCTTGGTGCTGTTGGCCGGGTTGAGCCGACTGACGCTAAACCCTCACCCCAGCCCTCTCCCAGAGGGAGAGGGGGCCGACCGAGGTGTCTTGGGGGATACATCGACCTGA
- a CDS encoding DUF3772 domain-containing protein: MRNTLKSLFFVAFMLLVCGSPPLWAADLPAPATAAAPLPVISQSDLQALQQRLDGLKQQISAANNYNQLEGPQDRVQAFILDVDRLSAALLPQQAQLAVQLGVLGAAPDADLAAEQADIVAQRASLAEQKSKVDGTLKSLAALKQSAADLITQIAGIRRTLLESELTLGTDSVLSPSFWSPLVSPSDDDRQRLRFFVTQVRDTWSTVWAPGERAYTSVLMALALIIWTFGRRLAERGLTWVCIYRMPEGRLRRSALAFASALATIATTGIALQLLFYACTRHQNLPPVLETFSEEFEKVVYACVLITGLSRALLSTEHPSWRLPAIADQVALALRPYPRILSCTLLVLVTLVQVSNATGMSSQIVIAGRGVISIVVLAIVTVLLLRVGKVRKALVAANDAAAANSTFAGVIYTIASISMFVSAIALLTGYVSLARFISYELVWAYIVLSGFYLLIQLVKDACEHVFSPRHASGKALKQLLGIGDRRLDQIEILLSGFSRAALLLLAVIALFVGGIGTTLGQLASNIMAILGGAGLRKLNIVPGHLLNAVLALMIGIWLIRALRRWLDNEFLPKTEMDPGMCASLSTLFSNIGYAFVILLTLSSLGVQWTNLAWIVSALSVGIGFGLQEIVKNFVSGLILLTERPVKVGDLISISGVEGDIRRINVRATEIQLSDRSIVIVPNSQLISQNLRNVTLGGSAQGVASLELVFPLDIDPEEVKDLLLNTYRENETILDKPAPFVRFSKLSPDGITLTVTGYVGSPRIVGVTKSDLLFEILKRLGAAEIALAKPPASG, from the coding sequence ATGCGCAACACACTGAAGTCGTTGTTTTTTGTCGCGTTCATGCTGCTTGTTTGCGGCAGTCCGCCGCTGTGGGCAGCCGATTTGCCGGCGCCGGCCACCGCCGCCGCGCCGTTACCGGTGATTTCACAAAGCGATCTGCAGGCGTTGCAACAACGCCTCGACGGCCTCAAGCAACAGATTTCCGCAGCGAACAATTACAACCAGCTCGAAGGCCCGCAGGATCGGGTGCAGGCGTTTATTCTGGATGTCGATCGGTTGTCGGCAGCGTTGTTGCCGCAGCAGGCGCAACTGGCCGTGCAGCTTGGGGTGCTGGGGGCTGCGCCGGATGCCGATCTGGCGGCCGAGCAGGCAGATATCGTCGCGCAACGGGCATCGCTGGCCGAGCAAAAGAGCAAGGTCGACGGCACGCTGAAGAGCCTGGCTGCGCTGAAGCAGAGCGCAGCGGACCTTATTACGCAGATCGCTGGCATCCGTCGCACACTGCTTGAAAGTGAGCTGACGCTGGGCACTGACAGCGTGCTGAGCCCGAGTTTCTGGTCGCCGCTGGTGAGTCCGAGTGACGACGACCGTCAGCGTTTACGCTTTTTCGTCACGCAGGTGCGCGATACATGGTCCACCGTGTGGGCGCCGGGCGAACGCGCCTACACCAGTGTACTGATGGCGTTGGCGCTGATCATCTGGACATTCGGCCGCAGACTGGCCGAACGCGGCCTGACCTGGGTGTGCATTTACCGCATGCCCGAGGGGCGTCTGCGCCGCAGTGCACTGGCGTTCGCCTCGGCGCTGGCGACCATCGCTACCACCGGCATTGCCTTGCAATTGTTGTTCTACGCCTGCACCCGCCACCAAAATTTGCCGCCGGTACTGGAAACATTCTCCGAAGAGTTCGAGAAGGTCGTCTATGCCTGCGTGCTGATCACCGGTTTGAGCCGCGCGTTGTTGTCGACCGAACATCCCTCGTGGCGCCTGCCGGCGATTGCCGATCAGGTGGCACTGGCGCTCAGGCCCTACCCGCGCATCTTGTCCTGCACGTTATTGGTGCTGGTGACGCTGGTGCAGGTCAGCAACGCCACCGGCATGAGCAGCCAGATCGTGATTGCCGGGCGCGGGGTCATTTCGATCGTCGTGCTAGCGATCGTGACGGTCCTGCTGTTGCGCGTCGGCAAGGTGCGCAAGGCACTGGTCGCGGCCAATGATGCAGCGGCGGCCAACAGTACGTTTGCCGGGGTGATTTACACCATCGCGAGCATTTCGATGTTTGTCTCGGCGATTGCCCTGCTCACCGGTTACGTGTCGCTGGCGCGGTTCATCAGTTATGAGCTGGTGTGGGCGTACATAGTCTTGTCGGGGTTCTACTTGCTGATTCAATTGGTCAAGGACGCCTGCGAACACGTGTTTTCACCCAGACATGCGAGCGGCAAGGCACTTAAACAGTTGCTCGGCATTGGCGATCGCCGGCTTGATCAGATCGAGATTCTGCTGTCCGGTTTCAGCCGGGCCGCGCTGTTGTTGCTGGCGGTCATCGCCCTGTTTGTCGGCGGCATCGGCACCACGCTGGGACAACTGGCGAGCAACATCATGGCAATCCTCGGCGGCGCCGGGCTGCGCAAGCTGAACATCGTCCCCGGCCACCTGCTCAATGCCGTGCTGGCGCTGATGATCGGCATCTGGCTGATCCGCGCCCTGCGCCGTTGGCTCGACAACGAGTTCCTGCCCAAGACCGAGATGGACCCGGGCATGTGCGCCTCGCTGAGCACGCTGTTTTCCAACATCGGCTACGCCTTCGTGATTCTGCTGACGCTGTCGTCGCTGGGCGTGCAGTGGACCAATCTGGCGTGGATCGTCAGTGCGTTATCGGTGGGCATCGGTTTCGGCTTGCAGGAGATCGTGAAGAATTTTGTCTCGGGGCTGATTTTGCTGACTGAACGGCCGGTGAAAGTCGGCGACTTGATCAGCATCAGTGGCGTCGAAGGCGATATTCGCCGCATCAATGTGCGCGCCACGGAAATCCAGCTCAGCGACCGCTCGATTGTCATCGTGCCCAACTCGCAACTGATCTCGCAGAACCTGCGCAACGTGACATTGGGTGGCAGCGCGCAAGGCGTGGCGTCGCTGGAACTGGTGTTCCCGCTGGACATCGATCCCGAAGAGGTGAAAGACCTGTTGCTCAACACTTATCGGGAGAACGAAACCATCCTCGATAAACCGGCACCGTTCGTGCGCTTCAGCAAGTTGTCGCCGGACGGGATTACTTTGACGGTGACCGGTTATGTGGGCAGCCCGCGGATTGTCGGGGTGACCAAAAGTGATTTGTTGTTTGAAATTCTCAAGCGGCTGGGTGCGGCAGAGATTGCGTTGGCGAAACCACCGGCGAGTGGGTAA
- a CDS encoding DUF3574 domain-containing protein — protein sequence MPRRFLLAALFVAVAGCASPPPASVHTHDPASSTLQGDTSRPAQAQWIRTELYFSVGSIDGKEGAVSPARWREFLDQEVTSRFPDGFSVLDAYGQWRDKGAKEPERLSTKVIVILHENSAKNGASIEAIRLAYKRNTGDLSVLRLSQPAEVSF from the coding sequence ATGCCTCGACGTTTTCTACTGGCGGCGCTGTTCGTCGCCGTCGCCGGTTGTGCCAGCCCTCCTCCTGCGTCCGTTCACACCCATGATCCCGCCAGTTCGACCCTGCAAGGTGATACTTCGCGGCCGGCGCAGGCGCAGTGGATTCGCACCGAGTTGTACTTCTCCGTGGGTTCGATCGATGGCAAGGAAGGTGCGGTCAGCCCGGCGCGCTGGCGCGAGTTTCTTGATCAGGAGGTTACGTCGCGGTTTCCTGATGGATTCAGTGTGCTTGATGCTTATGGGCAGTGGCGGGATAAGGGCGCGAAGGAGCCTGAGCGCTTGAGCACCAAGGTGATTGTGATTTTGCATGAAAATAGTGCGAAGAATGGGGCCAGCATCGAAGCGATTCGTTTGGCTTACAAGCGTAATACGGGGGACTTGTCGGTGCTGCGGTTGTCGCAGCCGGCGGAGGTGTCCTTTTAA